A single region of the Gilliamella apis genome encodes:
- the cmoB gene encoding tRNA 5-methoxyuridine(34)/uridine 5-oxyacetic acid(34) synthase CmoB, whose translation MIDFGDFYQIIAKNKLKNWLEVLPAQLANWQKQNLDNRFSQWINSIKHLPAITPFQVDLLHSVTVKTEQPLSCGEQQRITQLLKTMMPWRKGPFHLYGVDIDTEWRSDWKWQRLINHIDNLEGKTVLDVGCNSGYHLWRMIGAGAKLAVGIDPMALYLCQFEAIRKLLGNDQRAHLLPLGIEELPKLNAFDTVFSMGVLYHRRSPLDHLYQLKDQLVDGGELVLETLVIEGTEHQALMPGERYAQMRNVYFIPSVPTMINWLHKCGFKDIKMVDISKTSLDEQRKTEWMESDSLAEFLDPNDLSKTVEGYPAPMRAVFVARK comes from the coding sequence ATGATTGATTTTGGTGATTTTTACCAAATTATCGCAAAAAATAAGCTTAAAAATTGGCTTGAAGTATTACCGGCGCAATTAGCTAATTGGCAAAAACAAAATTTAGATAACCGTTTTAGTCAATGGATAAATAGTATTAAACACTTGCCAGCAATCACCCCTTTTCAAGTTGATCTATTACATAGTGTAACTGTAAAAACAGAGCAACCATTATCTTGTGGCGAACAGCAACGTATCACACAATTATTAAAAACTATGATGCCATGGCGTAAAGGCCCTTTTCATCTTTATGGCGTTGATATTGATACTGAATGGCGTTCCGATTGGAAATGGCAAAGATTGATTAATCACATCGATAATTTAGAAGGTAAAACAGTTCTCGATGTTGGTTGTAATAGTGGTTATCATTTATGGCGAATGATTGGTGCAGGAGCCAAACTTGCTGTTGGTATTGACCCAATGGCTCTTTATCTATGTCAATTTGAAGCAATAAGAAAACTATTAGGCAATGATCAGCGAGCTCACTTACTTCCATTAGGCATTGAGGAATTACCAAAATTAAACGCATTTGATACGGTTTTTTCAATGGGAGTATTATATCATCGTCGCTCACCGCTTGATCATCTTTATCAATTGAAAGATCAATTAGTTGATGGTGGCGAATTAGTACTCGAAACATTGGTTATTGAGGGAACCGAACATCAAGCATTAATGCCTGGTGAACGTTATGCTCAAATGCGAAATGTCTATTTTATTCCATCAGTACCAACCATGATAAATTGGTTACATAAATGTGGTTTTAAAGATATAAAAATGGTTGATATATCCAAAACCAGTTTGGATGAACAACGCAAAACAGAATGGATGGAATCAGATTCATTAGCGGAATTTTTAGATCCGAACGATTTATCCAAAACAGTAGAAGGTTATCCTGCGCCAATGCGGGCAGTATTTGTTGCTAGAAAATGA
- the dsdA gene encoding D-serine ammonia-lyase, with translation MNQIEIQTLIADKPLVKKLIQLQPCSWFNPDTTTLAIGLPYVGLDQIDIKKASERLNRFAPYLALAFPETATTKGIIESQLVEITNMKQALEARYNVAIAGQLYLKKDSHLPISGSIKARGGIYEVLTYAEKLAIENGLLSEHDDYSKFYSDKFKQFFSQYRIAVGSTGNLGLSIGIMSAKLGFQVSVHMSADAREWKKKKLQDHGVNVIEYEQDYGVAVEQGRKAAESDPKCFFIDDENSTTLFLGYSVAGERTKQQFNELGIKVDKDHPLFVYLPCGVGGGPGGVAFGLKMAFGDNVHCIFAEPIHSPCMLLGVYTGLHDKISVQEIGIDNITAADGLAVGRPSGFVGRAMQRLLDGYYTLSDQDMYDLLVLLDKTENMQLEPSALAGMQGPVIVTNNSKYLERMQFTHQQLQNATHLVWATGGGMVPKEEMQKYLNLGKI, from the coding sequence ATGAATCAAATAGAGATACAAACACTTATAGCCGATAAACCGTTAGTAAAAAAGTTAATTCAGCTTCAACCATGCAGTTGGTTTAATCCTGATACCACAACTTTAGCAATAGGCCTTCCTTATGTTGGACTTGATCAAATTGATATAAAAAAAGCGAGTGAACGCTTAAATCGTTTTGCACCTTACTTAGCATTAGCTTTCCCTGAAACAGCAACAACCAAGGGTATTATTGAATCACAGTTAGTTGAAATTACTAATATGAAACAGGCCCTTGAAGCCAGATATAATGTTGCTATCGCCGGTCAACTTTATTTGAAAAAAGATAGTCATTTACCTATTTCTGGCTCAATTAAAGCTCGCGGCGGTATTTATGAAGTCTTAACTTATGCTGAAAAACTAGCTATTGAAAATGGATTATTATCAGAACATGATGATTACAGCAAATTCTATTCTGATAAGTTTAAACAGTTTTTTAGTCAATATCGTATCGCGGTAGGTTCAACAGGTAACCTTGGTTTATCAATTGGCATAATGAGCGCTAAACTCGGGTTTCAAGTTAGCGTACATATGTCGGCAGATGCCCGAGAATGGAAAAAAAAGAAATTACAAGATCATGGTGTTAATGTTATTGAATATGAACAAGACTATGGTGTTGCCGTTGAACAAGGCCGTAAAGCAGCAGAATCTGATCCAAAATGTTTCTTCATCGACGATGAAAATTCTACTACCCTATTTTTAGGCTATTCAGTCGCAGGTGAACGCACGAAACAACAATTCAATGAGTTGGGAATTAAAGTTGATAAAGATCATCCTCTTTTTGTCTATTTACCATGTGGTGTAGGTGGTGGCCCTGGCGGTGTTGCTTTTGGTTTAAAAATGGCATTCGGTGATAATGTACATTGTATTTTTGCTGAACCGATCCATTCACCGTGTATGTTACTAGGGGTTTATACTGGTTTACATGACAAAATTTCGGTACAAGAGATCGGCATTGATAATATTACTGCCGCAGATGGTTTGGCTGTGGGTCGGCCTTCTGGATTTGTTGGACGAGCGATGCAACGTCTCTTAGATGGATATTACACCCTGTCTGATCAGGATATGTATGATTTGTTAGTATTACTGGATAAAACCGAAAACATGCAACTTGAACCTTCTGCTCTAGCAGGTATGCAAGGTCCCGTCATTGTAACTAACAATTCGAAATATTTAGAACGTATGCAATTTACCCATCAGCAACTACAAAATGCAACTCATTTAGTATGGGCAACTGGCGGCGGAATGGTACCGAAAGAGGAGATGCAAAAATATTTAAATTTAGGAAAAATTTAG
- a CDS encoding endonuclease/exonuclease/phosphatase family protein has protein sequence MNKTKLKIVALISGIILSTSSAFASLDDAKQLKIISYNVYNGMKLDESEGKQKYIDWAKAQDADIIAWQEMNFFTREKLEKFAASYGHKYAVLLKESPEDAAFFPVAITSKYPIINVNKVVDNLWHGALYADIGNYHFVITHMNPFWTAKRIDEINLIIDSIKYSRDPKGKWIIAGDLNSFSPADKSDYDKSTLLEDIKEKQKKRPILENLVDGKLSYTVQQNLLDAGFIDALKIKHKEFVATAPTKVFYDQASVPLRYDYIYVSPPLKNNVIDVQVIKDDFTDKYSDHYPVQMIIKNN, from the coding sequence ATGAATAAAACTAAGTTGAAAATTGTCGCATTGATTAGTGGAATTATTCTTAGTACCTCTAGCGCTTTTGCCTCACTTGATGATGCTAAACAACTAAAAATCATTAGTTATAACGTCTATAATGGTATGAAGTTAGATGAGAGTGAAGGGAAACAGAAATATATTGATTGGGCCAAAGCACAAGATGCCGATATTATTGCTTGGCAAGAAATGAATTTTTTTACTCGTGAAAAACTTGAAAAATTTGCAGCTAGTTATGGTCATAAATATGCGGTTCTTTTAAAAGAATCACCAGAAGATGCTGCTTTTTTCCCTGTAGCTATTACTTCAAAGTATCCAATAATTAATGTTAACAAAGTCGTTGATAATTTGTGGCATGGGGCACTCTATGCAGACATTGGAAATTATCATTTTGTAATTACGCATATGAATCCATTTTGGACGGCTAAACGAATTGATGAGATTAATTTAATTATCGATTCAATCAAATATAGTCGTGATCCTAAAGGGAAATGGATAATTGCCGGAGATTTGAACTCGTTTTCACCGGCAGATAAATCTGACTATGATAAAAGTACCCTTTTAGAGGATATTAAAGAAAAGCAAAAGAAAAGGCCAATTTTAGAAAATCTGGTTGATGGTAAACTAAGTTATACTGTACAACAAAATCTTCTGGATGCTGGTTTTATTGATGCATTAAAAATTAAGCATAAAGAATTTGTTGCAACTGCACCAACTAAAGTATTTTATGATCAAGCATCAGTTCCATTACGCTATGATTATATTTATGTTTCACCACCACTTAAAAATAATGTCATTGATGTTCAAGTTATAAAAGATGATTTTACGGACAAATATTCTGATCATTATCCTGTTCAAATGATCATAAAAAATAATTAA
- the cmoA gene encoding carboxy-S-adenosyl-L-methionine synthase CmoA has protein sequence MITELDSIVPITFMDTKKDQLFATPINKLGDWTFDEKVAEVFPDMVQRSVPGYSNIISMIGMLADRFVQPNSMIYDLGCSLGAATLAIRRNIKHENCHIIAIDNSLPMVERCKKHIDAYKSNTPVDVICEDICNVNMQNASMVVLNFTLQFLTPENRQRVLNNIYQALRPNGILVLSEKFSFSDVTVDELLFNMHHDFKRANGYSELEISQKRNMLENVMLTDTVATHKQRLITAGFEHVDTWFQCFNFGSIIAIK, from the coding sequence ATGATAACAGAATTAGATTCTATAGTACCAATAACTTTTATGGATACCAAAAAAGACCAGCTATTTGCAACTCCGATCAACAAATTAGGTGATTGGACTTTTGACGAAAAAGTTGCCGAAGTTTTCCCAGATATGGTGCAACGCTCAGTACCCGGTTATTCGAATATAATATCAATGATTGGTATGCTAGCTGACCGATTTGTACAACCTAACTCTATGATTTATGATTTAGGCTGCTCGTTAGGTGCTGCCACTCTCGCCATTCGTCGTAATATCAAACACGAAAACTGTCACATTATCGCTATTGATAACTCATTACCTATGGTAGAACGATGCAAAAAACATATTGATGCCTATAAATCAAATACGCCTGTCGATGTTATATGTGAAGATATTTGTAATGTAAATATGCAAAATGCATCAATGGTAGTTCTTAATTTTACCTTGCAATTTTTAACCCCCGAAAATCGACAACGGGTTTTAAATAATATTTATCAAGCTTTGCGACCAAATGGCATATTAGTCTTATCGGAAAAGTTTAGTTTTAGTGATGTAACTGTCGACGAATTATTATTTAACATGCATCATGATTTCAAAAGAGCCAATGGCTATAGTGAACTGGAAATAAGCCAAAAACGTAATATGCTAGAAAATGTTATGCTTACAGACACCGTTGCAACCCATAAACAACGACTGATAACAGCAGGATTTGAGCATGTTGACACCTGGTTTCAATGCTTTAATTTTGGCTCAATTATTGCTATCAAATAA
- a CDS encoding aldo/keto reductase, with translation MDYIKLGNSDIEVSRFCLGCMSFGDPTSKMHDWTLNPEQSETIIKHALDLGINFIDTANTYSSGTSEEYVGRAIKRNIARDKVILATKVFFNEGHLSKTAIEREIDGSLRRLGTDYVDLYIIHRFDYSTPIEETMAALHHLVQSGKVRALGASAMYGYQFYNMQLVAKQNGWTPFVSMQNHYNLLYREDERELIPICKQFNVSLTPYSPLAAGRLTRLEWQTNTLRSKTDKTAVAKYDSTQQIDMNIVKRVNEIAQKYAVTMTQVALAWQFAKGVASPIIGATKTQYLDDSVGALKVSLTKEDIAYLEELYLPHRIVGAL, from the coding sequence ATGGATTATATAAAATTAGGTAATTCAGATATTGAAGTCTCACGATTTTGTTTAGGATGTATGAGTTTTGGCGATCCAACTAGTAAAATGCATGATTGGACACTTAATCCAGAACAAAGCGAAACAATTATTAAACATGCCTTAGATCTAGGAATTAATTTTATTGATACAGCAAATACATACTCTAGTGGTACCAGCGAAGAATATGTAGGAAGAGCGATTAAACGAAATATAGCTCGAGACAAAGTAATTCTGGCTACTAAAGTCTTTTTTAATGAAGGGCATTTATCTAAAACAGCAATTGAACGAGAAATTGATGGATCCCTGAGACGATTAGGTACTGATTATGTTGATTTATATATTATCCATCGTTTTGATTACAGTACACCAATTGAGGAAACCATGGCTGCGTTACATCATTTAGTTCAGAGTGGTAAAGTACGAGCATTAGGTGCTTCTGCGATGTATGGTTATCAATTTTATAATATGCAATTAGTCGCCAAACAAAATGGTTGGACGCCGTTTGTTTCGATGCAGAATCACTATAATTTATTATATCGTGAAGATGAAAGAGAATTAATTCCCATCTGTAAGCAATTCAATGTTTCATTAACCCCTTATAGCCCTTTAGCTGCAGGGAGACTCACCCGATTAGAATGGCAGACCAATACACTACGTAGTAAAACTGATAAAACGGCGGTTGCTAAATACGATAGTACCCAACAAATCGACATGAATATAGTGAAAAGAGTTAATGAAATTGCGCAAAAATATGCTGTAACCATGACTCAAGTTGCTCTTGCATGGCAATTTGCCAAAGGCGTTGCTTCACCAATCATTGGGGCAACCAAAACGCAATATTTGGATGATTCGGTAGGGGCATTAAAGGTTTCATTAACTAAAGAAGATATTGCTTATCTTGAAGAACTTTACTTGCCTCATCGTATTGTCGGCGCGCTTTAA
- a CDS encoding MetQ/NlpA family ABC transporter substrate-binding protein, whose amino-acid sequence MKKYIYLILLLGLTLIGCDNKSESAKESQQDKKEIIVGLPPSMHNIMMEKIVKPALEQKGYKVKLVNFSSLRDSNTALVEGSIDLNAAQHQAYLDVYNKETKSNLVSLVHIPSISAALFSQLHHSVDEIANDQTIVIPNDPSNKARSLLFLQSLNWITLKPESKSGTLDLNDIADNRYNLKFKSILSELIPRTLGEVDYAIMPGGVAWLSKVPADNVLVQEKLTPNLELMVVVKKENLNSKWAQEIKQLYQSDVLKKFISEDSDAKGRFIWPQQ is encoded by the coding sequence ATGAAAAAATATATTTACTTAATTCTACTGTTGGGTTTGACTCTGATTGGCTGTGACAATAAGTCAGAATCAGCCAAAGAAAGTCAGCAAGACAAAAAAGAGATCATTGTTGGTTTACCGCCAAGTATGCATAACATCATGATGGAGAAAATCGTTAAGCCAGCTTTAGAACAAAAGGGTTATAAAGTTAAATTGGTAAATTTCAGCTCTCTTAGAGACTCAAATACCGCTTTAGTTGAAGGAAGTATTGATCTTAATGCAGCACAGCATCAAGCTTATCTTGATGTATATAATAAAGAAACTAAAAGTAATCTTGTTTCTTTAGTCCATATTCCTTCGATTTCTGCTGCGCTATTTTCTCAACTGCATCATTCGGTTGATGAAATAGCAAATGACCAAACAATTGTTATTCCTAATGATCCTTCAAATAAAGCCAGATCACTATTATTTTTGCAAAGCTTAAATTGGATTACTTTAAAACCTGAAAGCAAATCAGGGACATTAGATTTAAATGACATTGCTGACAATAGATATAATTTGAAATTTAAATCGATATTATCGGAATTAATTCCTCGAACTCTTGGTGAAGTTGATTATGCGATAATGCCTGGCGGTGTCGCATGGTTAAGTAAAGTTCCAGCTGATAATGTTTTAGTACAAGAAAAGTTAACACCTAATCTAGAATTAATGGTGGTTGTAAAAAAAGAAAATTTGAACAGTAAATGGGCTCAAGAGATAAAACAACTTTACCAATCAGATGTACTTAAAAAATTCATTAGTGAAGATTCTGATGCGAAAGGTCGTTTTATCTGGCCACAACAATAA
- a CDS encoding FAD-binding oxidoreductase, with protein MKKINLLLSVFGFLLPLTVMAVEVNDVTGMTPVQVAAVVQPESTQQVVDIVKKASGPISIAGGKYSMGGQTAIQGAVQIDTRKLNHVIDFKPEQKLLTIETGATWHQVQALIDPYDLSVKIMQSYANFSIGGSLSVNVHGRYIGEGPIILSVKQFKIVLADGKVVIASPEQNQDIFYGAIGGYGGLGIITEVTLQLADNVKVKRFSKAMPINNYYQYFTQHIRSDKKSIFHNAIIYPPDYKRVRSVTYKQTEEPLTILQRLRSDDKKSHNLEKPIKIVSSSTTGKNLRKLFDDFYYIKKPVMWRNYEASYDVSYLQPIATKNKSFVLQEYFIPVEQFDHFYPKLVTILKKYKVNVINISIRHANQDSGSLLAWAKSEVFAFVVYYQQDTDELSKQHVGNWTRELIDAVLENQGSYYLPYQLHATTEQFQRAYPQAEQFFKLKARLDPHNKFSNMLLKRYHIQTVQ; from the coding sequence ATGAAAAAAATAAATTTATTATTATCTGTATTTGGTTTTTTATTGCCCTTGACTGTCATGGCAGTAGAAGTTAATGATGTAACTGGAATGACACCAGTTCAAGTTGCTGCAGTTGTGCAACCAGAATCTACTCAACAAGTTGTTGATATAGTTAAAAAGGCTAGCGGGCCAATTAGTATTGCTGGTGGTAAATATAGTATGGGAGGACAAACCGCAATTCAGGGTGCCGTACAAATAGATACTCGCAAATTAAATCATGTCATTGATTTTAAACCTGAACAAAAGTTGCTAACTATCGAGACCGGTGCCACATGGCATCAAGTCCAAGCGCTTATAGACCCTTATGATTTATCTGTAAAAATAATGCAAAGTTATGCTAATTTTAGTATTGGTGGATCATTAAGTGTTAATGTTCATGGCCGTTATATAGGTGAAGGACCTATAATTCTTTCGGTAAAACAATTTAAAATTGTGTTAGCTGATGGCAAAGTAGTAATAGCTAGTCCTGAGCAAAATCAAGATATATTCTATGGTGCTATTGGGGGTTATGGTGGCTTAGGTATAATCACCGAAGTGACTTTACAACTTGCAGATAATGTTAAAGTCAAACGTTTTAGTAAAGCTATGCCAATTAACAACTATTATCAATATTTTACCCAACATATTCGTTCTGATAAAAAATCGATATTCCATAATGCGATAATTTATCCACCAGATTATAAAAGAGTGAGATCCGTTACTTATAAACAGACTGAAGAACCATTAACGATTTTGCAACGATTAAGATCTGATGATAAAAAATCGCATAATCTGGAAAAGCCAATCAAAATTGTATCTTCCTCGACTACTGGTAAAAATTTACGTAAATTATTTGATGATTTTTATTACATAAAAAAACCAGTAATGTGGCGTAATTATGAGGCTAGTTATGATGTCTCGTATTTACAACCGATAGCGACTAAAAATAAAAGCTTTGTTTTGCAAGAATATTTTATACCGGTTGAACAATTTGATCACTTTTATCCAAAATTAGTCACTATTTTGAAAAAATATAAAGTTAATGTTATTAATATTTCTATTCGTCATGCCAACCAAGATAGTGGTTCATTACTGGCTTGGGCAAAATCGGAAGTATTTGCTTTTGTGGTCTATTATCAGCAAGACACTGATGAATTGAGCAAACAACATGTTGGTAATTGGACAAGGGAATTAATAGATGCTGTTTTGGAAAATCAAGGAAGTTACTATCTACCTTATCAATTACATGCGACAACAGAACAATTTCAAAGAGCATATCCACAGGCTGAGCAATTTTTTAAACTTAAAGCTCGTTTAGATCCACACAATAAATTCAGTAATATGTTATTGAAACGCTACCATATTCAAACCGTTCAATAA
- the dsdX gene encoding D-serine transporter DsdX, translated as MDSQIWELGVLISSILLIVISIIKFKLHPFLALLLSSFYVGVLMKMKPLNMIASIEDGIGGTLGFLAAVIGLGTILSKMIEISGAAERIGITLQKCRWLSPDVIMVLIGMICGITLFVEVGVVLLIPLAFSIAKKTKTSLLMLAIPLCTALMTVHCIVPPHPAALYVTNALGVDIGSVILYGLIIGIIASLAGGSIFLRMIKNRIPFKAVPEQFSDLKIRTAEELPSLAATLLIILLPIFLMLIKTITELNMDKNTSIYTVLEFTGNPITAMFIATFVAYYMLGLRREMKMADLLNKTEDCFSTIGNILLIIAAGGAFNGILKASGLSDSLASILSLLDMHPILLAWLVAIILHAAVGSATVAMMGATAIVSPMLILYPDISPEIITLAIGSGAIGCTIVTDSLFWLVKQYCGATMTEMLKYYTSATFIASVVALMVTFLLSNFI; from the coding sequence ATGGATTCACAGATTTGGGAGTTAGGTGTTTTAATTTCAAGTATTTTATTAATTGTAATAAGTATAATCAAATTTAAACTTCATCCATTTTTAGCTTTATTATTATCCAGCTTTTATGTTGGTGTATTGATGAAAATGAAGCCATTAAATATGATTGCTTCTATTGAAGATGGTATTGGTGGTACACTCGGTTTTTTAGCTGCAGTAATTGGTTTAGGTACCATTCTGAGTAAAATGATAGAAATATCAGGTGCAGCTGAACGCATTGGTATTACTTTACAAAAATGCCGCTGGTTATCACCAGATGTTATTATGGTATTGATTGGCATGATTTGCGGTATAACATTATTTGTTGAGGTCGGCGTTGTACTCTTGATACCATTAGCCTTTTCAATTGCTAAAAAAACCAAAACATCATTGTTAATGTTAGCAATTCCATTATGTACTGCACTTATGACGGTTCATTGTATTGTTCCACCTCATCCAGCTGCACTGTATGTCACTAATGCTTTAGGCGTTGATATTGGTAGTGTAATTTTATATGGATTAATTATTGGAATAATCGCATCATTAGCCGGAGGTTCTATTTTTTTAAGAATGATCAAAAATAGAATTCCATTTAAAGCTGTACCGGAACAATTTTCCGATTTAAAAATAAGAACTGCAGAAGAATTACCTTCATTAGCTGCAACATTACTTATAATTTTATTACCCATTTTTCTCATGCTGATTAAAACAATTACGGAGTTAAACATGGATAAAAACACGTCAATTTATACTGTTTTAGAATTTACCGGTAATCCTATTACCGCTATGTTTATTGCTACATTTGTTGCCTATTATATGCTAGGTCTAAGACGTGAAATGAAAATGGCCGACTTACTCAATAAAACTGAAGATTGTTTTTCAACAATTGGCAATATTTTGTTAATTATCGCCGCTGGTGGTGCATTTAATGGTATTTTAAAAGCGAGTGGCTTGAGTGATAGTTTAGCAAGTATTTTATCTCTCTTAGATATGCATCCAATTTTATTGGCATGGCTAGTAGCAATAATTTTGCATGCGGCAGTAGGTTCAGCAACGGTTGCTATGATGGGCGCCACAGCAATCGTATCACCGATGCTAATCCTTTATCCTGATATCAGTCCGGAAATCATTACACTGGCTATAGGTTCGGGTGCTATTGGTTGTACCATAGTTACTGATTCGTTATTTTGGCTTGTTAAGCAATATTGTGGTGCGACAATGACTGAAATGCTGAAATACTACACCTCTGCAACATTCATTGCTTCAGTAGTGGCATTAATGGTTACTTTTTTATTATCTAATTTTATTTAG
- a CDS encoding LysR family transcriptional regulator translates to MYNYNELNYFITIAKAKSFVGAAKSLGVSSSALSHSMRNLETRLSLRLFNRTTRSLSLTEAGEQLYKQIAPLYRQINEEVAALGDYLDTPSGTIRINASNIAIENFIYPKLSQFSLRYPQIKIEIQCDNNLVDIVKQGFDMGCRIGNDLAKEMVAVKISEPLRMALVASPDYLRQRTKPKQINDLDQHLLIGKKVSTQYGMESIWEFSDKGNIIQYHPISHFTINNHLRKQATLDGLGISWIGYPDVKNELASGQLIELLPEYSITYEPFYIYYPSRKGHSNVFRLVLEALKN, encoded by the coding sequence ATGTATAACTATAATGAACTAAACTATTTTATTACTATAGCTAAAGCAAAAAGCTTTGTTGGTGCAGCTAAATCTTTAGGTGTTTCGTCATCAGCACTCAGTCATAGCATGCGAAACTTAGAAACACGTCTGAGTTTACGGCTATTTAATCGCACGACTCGAAGCCTATCATTGACAGAGGCTGGTGAACAACTTTATAAACAAATAGCTCCTTTATATCGACAAATCAATGAAGAAGTTGCCGCTCTTGGGGATTACCTTGATACTCCATCGGGTACCATTAGAATTAATGCATCGAATATTGCTATTGAAAATTTTATATACCCTAAATTAAGTCAATTTTCACTACGCTATCCACAAATTAAAATTGAAATTCAATGTGACAATAACTTAGTCGATATTGTCAAACAAGGTTTCGATATGGGCTGCCGAATCGGAAATGATTTGGCAAAAGAGATGGTAGCAGTAAAAATATCAGAACCTTTGCGAATGGCTTTAGTGGCTAGTCCTGATTATTTGCGTCAGAGAACAAAACCAAAACAGATAAATGATTTAGATCAACATTTATTAATTGGCAAAAAAGTTTCAACCCAATATGGAATGGAATCGATATGGGAGTTTTCCGATAAAGGCAATATTATTCAATATCACCCTATTTCTCACTTCACAATCAATAATCATTTAAGAAAACAAGCTACTCTTGATGGCTTAGGTATTAGTTGGATTGGTTATCCAGATGTAAAAAATGAATTAGCATCAGGACAACTTATAGAATTATTACCTGAATATTCAATTACATATGAACCTTTTTATATTTATTATCCAAGTCGTAAGGGGCATTCAAATGTATTTAGACTAGTATTAGAAGCATTAAAAAACTAG
- the dsdC gene encoding DNA-binding transcriptional regulator DsdC, which translates to MLDDDRFITTNRLVSGYQLAKFHTFEAAARYCSFMRAAEELCITPSAVSHQINKLEEELNFKLFNRFHRRIELTQNGKNLFNILKKSLAILNREIFEIKSQELMGQLTIYSRPSFAKEWLVPKISEFNKKHPYITLNILTGNGVVNFNRHCVDLAIYYDDLQHEDLDVYHIMNETIMPICSPTYAEHYQLNECVENLKHCLILHDNQAWRYDSNFDEWQSWGKHFNIDIDFEDLPTMLFDRSDLAIVAAINHSGIAMGRKNIINKYIASGELITPFPNMALTCKQRYYVVSATRHRNPKVKAFVRWLKENLSEQPVENVI; encoded by the coding sequence ATGTTGGATGATGATCGTTTTATTACCACTAATCGATTGGTATCAGGATATCAATTAGCAAAATTTCACACTTTTGAAGCTGCTGCACGTTATTGTTCTTTTATGCGTGCAGCCGAAGAGTTATGTATTACCCCAAGTGCCGTTAGTCATCAAATTAATAAACTTGAAGAAGAATTAAATTTTAAGTTATTTAACCGGTTTCATCGCCGGATTGAGTTAACTCAAAATGGTAAGAATTTATTTAATATTTTAAAAAAATCTTTGGCGATACTAAATAGAGAAATATTTGAAATAAAGAGTCAAGAATTGATGGGACAACTAACCATTTATTCGCGTCCTTCCTTTGCAAAAGAATGGCTTGTACCGAAAATATCTGAATTTAATAAAAAACATCCTTATATTACCTTGAATATTTTAACCGGCAATGGGGTAGTCAATTTTAATCGGCACTGTGTTGATTTAGCAATTTATTATGATGATTTGCAACATGAAGATTTGGATGTTTATCACATAATGAATGAAACAATTATGCCGATATGTAGTCCTACATATGCTGAACACTATCAACTTAATGAATGTGTTGAAAATCTAAAACATTGTCTAATATTACACGACAATCAAGCTTGGCGATATGATTCTAACTTCGATGAATGGCAATCTTGGGGCAAGCACTTTAATATTGATATTGATTTTGAAGATTTGCCGACGATGTTATTTGATCGATCCGATTTAGCTATCGTCGCTGCAATTAATCATTCGGGTATTGCCATGGGAAGAAAAAACATAATTAACAAATATATTGCTTCAGGCGAGTTAATCACACCATTTCCAAATATGGCTTTAACATGTAAACAGCGTTACTATGTAGTATCTGCTACTAGGCACCGCAATCCAAAAGTGAAGGCTTTTGTTAGATGGTTAAAAGAAAATCTGTCTGAGCAGCCGGTTGAAAATGTTATCTAA